One Paenibacillus riograndensis SBR5 DNA segment encodes these proteins:
- a CDS encoding ABC transporter ATP-binding protein yields MTELLEVSGLCTEFSTAAGTIRAVDGISLSVRKGETLGIVGESGCGKSITSLSIMQLLPKRISRIAAGQIRFEGKDMLKMPVKEVRGIRGNRIAMIFQEPMTSLNPVFKIGRQISESARFHLKLSKKEADERAVEMLRKVGIPRPEKIAQQYAHQLSGGMRQRVMIAMAMVCSPQLLIADEPTTALDVTIQAQILDLMRELQQTEGMSILMITHDLGVVAEMCDRVVIMYAGQIVEEADVATLFGKPLHPYTQGLLASLPQLAGENDRLTSIPGQVPNPANLPSGCRFAPRCPAAVDRCWAERPELLEIRPGHSCRCLLQQEEVS; encoded by the coding sequence ATGACAGAACTGCTTGAAGTCTCCGGGCTGTGCACCGAATTTTCAACGGCTGCGGGTACGATCCGTGCGGTTGACGGCATCAGCCTGTCCGTGCGCAAAGGGGAGACGCTGGGCATCGTCGGCGAATCCGGCTGCGGTAAAAGCATCACCTCGCTGTCGATCATGCAGCTGCTGCCGAAGCGGATCAGCCGGATTGCCGCCGGGCAGATCCGTTTTGAAGGCAAGGATATGCTGAAGATGCCGGTGAAGGAAGTGCGGGGTATCCGCGGCAACCGGATTGCGATGATTTTTCAGGAGCCGATGACCTCGCTGAATCCGGTGTTCAAGATTGGCCGGCAGATTTCCGAATCCGCCCGGTTTCATCTGAAGCTGAGCAAGAAGGAAGCGGACGAGCGTGCGGTTGAAATGCTGCGCAAGGTCGGAATTCCCCGTCCGGAAAAAATCGCCCAGCAGTATGCCCACCAGCTATCCGGCGGGATGCGCCAGCGCGTGATGATCGCCATGGCGATGGTCTGTAGTCCGCAGCTGCTGATTGCCGATGAGCCGACGACAGCCTTGGACGTGACGATCCAGGCGCAAATTCTCGATCTGATGCGCGAGCTGCAGCAGACCGAAGGGATGTCCATTCTGATGATTACCCATGATCTGGGCGTCGTGGCCGAAATGTGCGACCGGGTCGTGATCATGTACGCAGGCCAGATTGTCGAGGAGGCGGATGTGGCGACACTGTTCGGTAAGCCGCTGCATCCTTACACACAAGGGCTGCTTGCTTCGCTGCCCCAGCTTGCCGGGGAGAATGACCGCTTGACCTCGATCCCGGGACAGGTCCCGAATCCGGCCAATCTGCCATCCGGCTGCCGGTTCGCACCACGCTGCCCGGCGGCGGTTGACCGCTGCTGGGCAGAACGCCCGGAGCTGCTTGAAATCCGGCCAGGACACAGCTGCCGATGTCTGCTGCAGCAGGAGGAGGTATCATGA
- a CDS encoding S-layer homology domain-containing protein, protein MRFGRKRKFTQTVTAVCAAVILLGGLAGSGLGIGQASVSAAAVTAANPGRTDYSVSGDRLLWLEPDADGVKQVHALNQRSGANTVLTSGPSAKDAPYVHGAVAVWADKGSEPGSSLHWDIYTADLETGKKMKLNKQAGQYGNPTTDGAGVVWYERKNYGSMIYHDLATGVEADLGEGRFPVLAGGNVVYKNARDGGLSLLDVSSGVTRPLVSLGGANAVDWFVFNGSHVLYKQKNSATGSKYVLLNIKDLTAQPVDLTGMKAGGTEYAFMSIGEEQAVFQEEVDDAVTLKQVDLTTYAVKPLPIDAGVKLIGISGNKLLYSKKDDYIESVDLKENPNPTPGPETTPPPGATPNPGPDANPGPAPGTKIPVITGAKDSRIIGSSGGILSAVNGWARLEISAGTFPDNTSVSLAQAELETKELLDASGKKLLKAGSAWQVQASAPFLIPAKLAVRYPQEEPWTSKREKLGIYSYNPDKGIWSYIGGVTAAEDGFVQAKISASGLYAVMLREAQFTDISGHWAQQDVEVLAARGIVNGMNGTVFAPKAVLTRAEFTKLLTAALGLQPVHTDKPTFRDVSAAHWSYPYVEAAAAAGIVTGDAGLFHGNAPLTREQMMVMLMRAIDSTTAHSPASAADSVKLQAVLSGFKDNGTISQWARESVAAAVDKKLVQGSGQFLKPKDSSTRAEAAVIMYKLLAELKLL, encoded by the coding sequence ATGAGGTTCGGAAGGAAAAGGAAGTTTACGCAGACGGTTACAGCTGTTTGCGCGGCGGTGATTTTGCTTGGGGGGCTTGCCGGCAGTGGTCTGGGCATAGGGCAGGCATCGGTTTCGGCTGCGGCTGTGACGGCGGCCAACCCGGGCAGAACGGACTATAGCGTATCGGGTGATCGGCTGTTATGGCTGGAACCGGATGCAGACGGAGTTAAGCAGGTGCACGCGCTGAATCAACGCAGTGGCGCAAATACGGTGCTTACATCCGGTCCATCCGCCAAGGATGCGCCTTATGTGCATGGAGCAGTTGCGGTGTGGGCGGACAAGGGAAGTGAGCCGGGATCTTCACTTCACTGGGATATCTATACTGCCGATCTGGAGACAGGCAAGAAGATGAAGCTCAACAAGCAGGCCGGCCAATACGGCAATCCGACAACTGACGGCGCAGGTGTGGTCTGGTATGAACGCAAAAATTACGGCAGCATGATCTATCATGATCTGGCAACCGGGGTTGAAGCGGATCTGGGCGAAGGCCGTTTCCCGGTGCTGGCCGGCGGAAATGTCGTCTACAAGAATGCCCGTGACGGGGGCCTTAGCCTGCTGGATGTGAGCAGTGGCGTCACCCGCCCACTGGTTAGCCTGGGTGGTGCGAATGCGGTGGACTGGTTTGTTTTTAACGGCAGCCACGTGCTGTACAAGCAGAAAAACAGTGCCACAGGAAGCAAATATGTACTACTGAACATCAAAGACCTCACGGCACAGCCAGTGGATCTCACCGGGATGAAAGCCGGGGGAACTGAATATGCCTTTATGTCCATAGGTGAAGAACAAGCTGTGTTCCAGGAGGAGGTTGACGATGCTGTCACTCTGAAGCAGGTAGACCTCACTACATATGCAGTAAAACCGCTGCCGATAGATGCCGGGGTGAAGCTGATCGGAATTAGCGGGAACAAGCTGCTGTACAGCAAGAAGGACGATTACATAGAATCAGTGGATTTAAAAGAAAACCCCAACCCGACTCCTGGGCCGGAAACGACTCCACCGCCAGGTGCAACCCCAAATCCAGGCCCAGACGCTAACCCGGGTCCGGCTCCGGGGACTAAGATCCCTGTGATTACCGGAGCCAAAGACAGCCGGATTATTGGAAGTTCAGGCGGCATCTTGTCTGCAGTGAATGGTTGGGCACGGCTGGAAATATCTGCTGGAACCTTCCCGGACAATACCAGCGTAAGCCTGGCCCAGGCTGAACTGGAAACGAAGGAACTGCTGGATGCAAGCGGCAAAAAGCTGCTCAAGGCTGGTTCCGCCTGGCAGGTGCAAGCGAGCGCTCCATTCCTGATCCCGGCCAAGTTGGCGGTCCGGTATCCGCAGGAGGAGCCTTGGACGTCCAAGCGGGAGAAGCTTGGAATCTACAGCTACAATCCGGACAAAGGCATCTGGAGCTATATTGGCGGGGTGACTGCGGCGGAGGACGGTTTTGTTCAGGCTAAGATATCAGCCTCTGGGCTGTACGCGGTCATGCTGCGCGAGGCACAATTCACGGATATTTCAGGCCACTGGGCACAGCAAGATGTGGAGGTCCTGGCAGCAAGAGGCATCGTGAACGGAATGAACGGAACCGTATTTGCGCCAAAAGCTGTACTGACCCGGGCTGAATTCACCAAGCTGCTGACAGCAGCTCTTGGACTCCAACCGGTACATACGGATAAGCCAACCTTCCGTGATGTTTCCGCTGCGCACTGGTCTTACCCGTATGTGGAAGCAGCAGCGGCGGCAGGAATTGTAACCGGAGACGCAGGGCTTTTCCACGGCAATGCTCCGCTGACCCGTGAACAGATGATGGTGATGCTGATGCGGGCGATTGACAGCACTACTGCCCACAGCCCGGCATCTGCTGCGGACTCAGTCAAGCTTCAGGCAGTACTCTCCGGATTTAAGGACAACGGCACCATTAGCCAATGGGCACGGGAATCCGTAGCTGCGGCGGTTGACAAGAAGCTGGTGCAGGGCAGCGGACAGTTTTTGAAGCCCAAGGATTCTTCCACAAGAGCCGAAGCGGCAGTCATTATGTACAAGCTGCTGGCTGAGCTGAAATTACTCTAA
- a CDS encoding acyltransferase family protein encodes MNKQRELWIDAAKGFSIIFVVMGHSGDAAANHYLSWFRMPLFFILSGLVFKPVDSCRYLGWAAKRTKGLMTPYAAYGMLIATVLLLFSFNFRDFAENIARLLYGGLSLTGPYGVFWFITCLLFTQLLFGYIVRYPMRTQLLLITAAYSLSHLISLTSLHTFNLPWNIDVSLLAVTYYAVGYYGKKAIPALIRRRITLPLLLPLCAGVFALERAGMIHYSLNMKYKEYDAVVLDLFIPLLVSLTICAGVYWLSRHFQLQWLGNLGRNTIAIMYLHLPVNYALKYLVGADYGLVPFTLVGVGVPLLAALWISRFPLLSKLYLGHHGGSRPAVSYSERTAVRSSVSPGD; translated from the coding sequence GTGAATAAACAACGAGAGCTGTGGATTGACGCGGCCAAGGGTTTCAGCATTATTTTTGTGGTCATGGGGCACTCCGGCGATGCGGCAGCCAACCATTATCTGTCCTGGTTCCGGATGCCGTTGTTCTTTATACTCAGCGGGCTGGTCTTCAAACCGGTAGATTCCTGCCGGTACCTGGGCTGGGCGGCCAAACGGACCAAAGGTCTGATGACACCCTATGCAGCCTATGGAATGCTGATCGCCACTGTGCTGCTGCTCTTCAGCTTCAATTTTAGAGACTTTGCCGAAAATATCGCCAGGCTGCTCTACGGGGGATTGTCGCTGACCGGCCCGTACGGTGTATTCTGGTTCATCACCTGTCTGCTTTTTACCCAATTGCTGTTTGGATATATCGTCCGTTACCCGATGAGAACACAGCTCCTTCTGATCACCGCCGCTTATTCACTATCCCATCTGATCTCTCTCACTTCGCTCCACACCTTCAACCTTCCCTGGAACATCGACGTTTCCCTATTGGCTGTGACTTATTATGCTGTCGGCTATTATGGCAAAAAAGCGATCCCCGCGCTGATCCGCCGCCGGATTACATTGCCGCTGCTGCTCCCGCTGTGTGCAGGTGTTTTTGCTCTGGAGCGTGCCGGAATGATTCACTATAGCCTGAATATGAAATACAAGGAATATGATGCTGTGGTGCTGGATCTTTTCATTCCGCTGCTGGTCTCCCTGACCATTTGCGCCGGGGTGTACTGGTTATCCAGGCATTTTCAGCTGCAATGGCTGGGCAATTTGGGCCGCAATACGATCGCCATCATGTATCTGCATCTGCCGGTCAATTACGCGCTAAAATATCTGGTCGGCGCAGACTACGGCCTCGTGCCTTTTACATTGGTTGGCGTAGGTGTCCCGCTGCTCGCCGCCCTGTGGATCAGCCGCTTCCCGCTGCTGTCCAAATTGTACCTGGGACATCATGGAGGCAGCCGTCCTGCCGTCAGCTACAGTGAACGAACCGCGGTTCGGAGCAGTGTTTCTCCCGGAGACTAG
- the sigF gene encoding RNA polymerase sporulation sigma factor SigF: MDAESKKAPPTYLDDAEVKRLIALSQAGDNLARDTLVNCNIRLVWSVVQRFMNRGYEPDDLFQIGCIGLLKSVDKFDLSYEVKFSTYAVPMIIGEIQRFLRDDGTLKVSRSLKEMANRVRKMKDEMSKTLDRLPTIGEVAEALGVTPEEIVFAQEANKPPTSIHETVFENDGDPITLIDQIADETQERWFDKLALNEAIGALTERERLIVYLRYYRDQTQSEVASRLGISQVQVSRLEKKILASIREQIAQ, encoded by the coding sequence ATGGATGCAGAGTCAAAAAAAGCTCCGCCGACCTATTTGGACGATGCGGAGGTCAAACGTCTGATCGCACTCAGTCAAGCCGGAGATAATCTGGCCCGCGACACGCTGGTCAACTGCAATATCCGCCTCGTCTGGTCGGTGGTGCAGCGGTTTATGAACCGCGGGTATGAGCCTGACGATTTGTTCCAGATCGGCTGTATCGGACTGTTGAAGTCCGTAGATAAATTCGACCTCAGCTATGAGGTCAAATTCTCCACCTATGCCGTGCCGATGATTATCGGCGAGATCCAGCGTTTCCTCCGGGACGACGGCACCCTCAAGGTCAGCCGTTCTCTCAAGGAGATGGCCAACAGGGTCCGCAAAATGAAGGACGAAATGTCCAAAACGCTGGACCGGCTGCCGACCATCGGCGAAGTCGCGGAGGCGCTGGGGGTCACACCCGAAGAAATCGTGTTCGCCCAGGAGGCCAACAAGCCGCCGACTTCGATCCACGAGACCGTCTTCGAGAACGACGGCGATCCGATCACGCTGATCGACCAGATTGCCGACGAGACGCAGGAGCGCTGGTTCGACAAGCTCGCACTCAATGAGGCCATCGGGGCCTTGACCGAGCGCGAGCGCCTGATCGTCTACCTGCGCTACTACCGCGACCAGACCCAATCCGAAGTCGCCAGCCGCCTCGGCATCTCGCAGGTCCAGGTGTCGAGGCTGGAGAAGAAAATCCTCGCGAGCATCCGCGAGCAGATTGCGCAGTAG
- a CDS encoding M20 family metallopeptidase — protein sequence MTDWKSKVLSAIDAEQEQLLELCSQLIRFPSENPPGDSRDISSFIMEYLKQAGIDTEVHPATETMLNLVSTLKTGAAEPSDKKLIFCGHTDVVPAGDRSRWDFDPFCGDIVDGYLLGRGASDMKAGLAGLIYAMGLLSRLGVPLRGDLALLVVPDEETGGHLGVPWVLERELVTGTAAVIAEPSGPLNPTIGQKGSCWFEFTVEGTPGHGSLAPVVGESAIVKAAKGIEALQRLWDIKPDIPEEVQEIIRISQDYVKEREQDGSIAYQVFDHVTVNIGTIQGGTKVNVVADRCTVQVDSRVPFGVDYRDVLDRARSLLLEAGIESEVKGFGFQGNANWTSTEEPIVSNLVESICEVSGEEAYGVLQWASSDARHFRTHQIPVLQYGPAELSTIHNFNEKAPVWQIIQCAKVYALTALKYLGVEESGK from the coding sequence ATGACAGACTGGAAAAGCAAGGTGCTGAGCGCGATTGATGCGGAGCAGGAGCAATTGCTGGAGCTGTGTTCACAGCTGATCCGTTTTCCCTCTGAGAATCCTCCGGGCGACTCGCGGGACATCAGCAGCTTTATCATGGAGTATCTGAAGCAGGCAGGGATAGATACAGAGGTGCATCCGGCCACCGAAACGATGCTGAACCTCGTCTCAACGCTGAAAACCGGGGCTGCGGAGCCTTCGGATAAAAAACTGATCTTTTGCGGACATACAGATGTGGTTCCCGCCGGTGACCGGTCGCGCTGGGATTTCGATCCGTTCTGCGGCGACATCGTCGATGGCTACTTGCTGGGAAGAGGCGCCTCTGACATGAAGGCCGGATTGGCCGGGCTGATCTATGCCATGGGGCTGCTGTCCAGACTGGGCGTTCCCCTGCGCGGCGATCTGGCGCTGCTGGTAGTGCCGGATGAAGAAACCGGCGGCCACCTGGGTGTGCCGTGGGTGCTTGAGCGTGAACTGGTCACAGGAACGGCTGCCGTCATCGCTGAGCCTTCCGGCCCGCTGAATCCGACCATTGGCCAGAAAGGCAGCTGCTGGTTCGAATTCACAGTGGAAGGCACTCCCGGACATGGAAGCCTGGCCCCGGTGGTGGGCGAGAGCGCGATTGTCAAAGCGGCCAAAGGGATTGAAGCCCTGCAGCGTTTATGGGACATCAAGCCCGATATTCCGGAGGAGGTTCAGGAGATCATCCGCATCTCCCAGGATTATGTGAAGGAACGTGAACAGGACGGCTCCATCGCTTACCAGGTGTTCGACCATGTGACGGTCAACATCGGAACGATTCAGGGCGGGACAAAAGTGAACGTGGTGGCTGACCGGTGTACGGTGCAGGTAGATTCGCGGGTTCCTTTTGGCGTCGATTACCGTGATGTGCTGGACCGTGCGCGTTCACTGCTGCTTGAAGCGGGCATCGAGTCCGAGGTCAAAGGCTTCGGCTTCCAGGGCAATGCCAACTGGACTTCTACGGAAGAGCCGATTGTCAGCAATCTGGTGGAGAGTATCTGCGAGGTAAGCGGCGAAGAAGCCTACGGAGTGCTGCAATGGGCCTCCAGCGATGCCCGCCATTTCCGGACCCATCAGATTCCGGTGCTGCAATACGGCCCGGCTGAGCTGTCCACCATTCATAATTTCAATGAAAAAGCGCCGGTCTGGCAGATCATCCAGTGCGCCAAGGTATATGCGTTGACCGCCCTGAAGTATCTTGGAGTCGAAGAGAGCGGAAAATAA
- a CDS encoding ABC transporter ATP-binding protein: MSAILEVRNLKKHYPIRKGFFAKQVGAVKAVDGITLSVEKGETLAVVGESGCGKSTTGRAILRLIEPTDGEILFDGTDVRSLDTEQLRRFRTDMQMVFQDPYASLDPRWTVQRILEEPLRTHGAAKSNELKSRVEELMQVVGLSPYQAHRFPHEFSGGQRQRIGIARALALNPKFIVCDEPVSALDVSIQAQVLNLMQDLQEQYGLTYMFISHDLSVVKFISDRVAVMYLGRIVELAPTKELFAKPLHPYTQALMSAVPVPNPGLKKSRIVLTGDVPNPETPPSGCAFHPRCPFAMDKCRKDEPVLRQLDSGHQVSCHLY, translated from the coding sequence ATGAGCGCCATTCTGGAAGTCCGCAATTTGAAGAAGCATTATCCGATCCGCAAAGGCTTTTTCGCCAAACAGGTGGGGGCTGTAAAAGCAGTGGATGGCATCACCCTCTCTGTAGAGAAGGGAGAAACCCTTGCTGTTGTTGGTGAATCCGGCTGCGGCAAGTCCACCACGGGCCGGGCTATCCTGCGGCTGATTGAGCCGACGGACGGCGAGATTCTGTTTGACGGCACAGATGTCCGCAGCCTGGATACCGAGCAGCTTCGACGGTTCCGCACCGATATGCAGATGGTGTTCCAGGACCCATATGCTTCGCTGGACCCGCGTTGGACCGTGCAGCGCATCCTGGAGGAGCCGCTGCGGACGCATGGAGCGGCCAAGAGCAATGAGCTGAAAAGCCGTGTCGAGGAGCTGATGCAAGTCGTGGGTCTATCGCCTTATCAGGCCCACCGCTTCCCGCATGAATTCTCAGGCGGCCAGCGGCAGCGGATCGGTATTGCCCGCGCGCTGGCGCTGAATCCAAAGTTCATCGTCTGCGATGAGCCGGTCTCCGCGCTGGATGTATCGATTCAGGCACAGGTGCTCAATCTGATGCAGGATCTGCAGGAGCAGTACGGTTTGACCTACATGTTCATCTCCCATGACCTCTCGGTCGTGAAATTTATCAGCGACCGGGTGGCGGTGATGTATCTGGGCCGCATCGTAGAGCTTGCTCCGACCAAGGAGCTGTTCGCGAAGCCGCTGCATCCGTACACGCAGGCCCTGATGTCCGCCGTGCCGGTGCCGAATCCGGGACTCAAAAAGTCGCGGATTGTGCTGACCGGCGACGTGCCGAACCCGGAGACACCGCCCTCCGGCTGTGCTTTTCATCCCCGCTGTCCCTTCGCCATGGACAAATGCCGCAAGGACGAGCCGGTGCTGCGCCAGCTGGACTCGGGACATCAGGTATCCTGCCATTTGTACTAG
- a CDS encoding D-alanyl-D-alanine carboxypeptidase family protein yields the protein MRYVLLVLCVAASVLGSASGAYAEEKAKAKDTGKNAAVVNLAPGARSAILMDANTGTVVYEKNSHDKLPPASITKIMTMLLTVEALDEGKLQLTDKVRTSEYAASMGGSQIFLEPGEEMTVDEMLKGIAMASGNDASVAMAEKLAGSESAFVDLMNQRAGELGLKDTHFANCNGLPAENHYSSAHDIAVISKELLKHERIIKYTGSYQDYLRKDTTKPFWLVNTNKLVRFYTGADGLKTGYTAEAKFCLSATAARDGLRAIAVVLGEPNTKTRNSEVSGMFDYLFSQYKVHTIHKAGEAIGNVKIEKGVKTKLPLTAKETYSVLLKKGITQEGIRHELVVPESIKAPVKAGQAVGKLVVYQGTDKIKEYELKADTDVPKAGWWKLFKRTAGSMFRVD from the coding sequence ATGCGTTATGTACTGCTCGTGCTGTGTGTTGCTGCTTCGGTTCTGGGATCAGCTTCAGGCGCGTATGCAGAGGAAAAAGCCAAAGCCAAGGACACCGGCAAAAACGCCGCTGTTGTGAATCTCGCGCCCGGAGCGCGCTCCGCGATTCTGATGGATGCGAACACGGGCACGGTGGTTTATGAGAAAAACAGCCATGATAAGCTGCCGCCGGCAAGCATTACCAAAATCATGACCATGCTGCTGACCGTGGAAGCACTGGATGAAGGCAAGCTGCAATTGACTGATAAGGTGCGGACGAGCGAATATGCCGCGTCGATGGGCGGGTCGCAGATTTTTCTGGAGCCCGGCGAAGAAATGACTGTGGATGAAATGCTCAAGGGCATTGCGATGGCCTCGGGTAATGACGCTTCTGTGGCAATGGCCGAGAAGCTGGCCGGATCGGAGAGCGCTTTTGTGGATCTTATGAATCAAAGGGCCGGGGAGCTTGGCCTGAAGGACACGCATTTTGCCAACTGCAACGGTCTGCCGGCCGAGAATCATTATTCCTCCGCGCATGACATTGCCGTCATCAGTAAGGAGCTGCTGAAGCATGAACGGATTATCAAGTACACCGGCTCCTACCAGGATTATCTGCGCAAGGATACGACCAAGCCGTTCTGGCTGGTGAATACCAACAAGCTGGTGCGCTTTTATACGGGGGCTGACGGTCTGAAAACCGGTTATACGGCGGAAGCCAAGTTTTGCCTCTCCGCAACTGCTGCCAGAGACGGACTGCGTGCCATCGCGGTTGTCTTAGGCGAACCTAACACCAAAACGCGCAACAGCGAAGTGTCGGGGATGTTCGATTATCTCTTTTCCCAGTACAAGGTTCATACGATCCACAAAGCGGGAGAAGCCATTGGCAATGTGAAGATTGAGAAAGGTGTAAAGACAAAGCTGCCGCTGACTGCAAAGGAAACGTATAGTGTGCTTTTGAAAAAAGGAATCACCCAGGAAGGCATCCGCCATGAGCTGGTTGTGCCCGAAAGCATAAAAGCTCCTGTAAAGGCAGGACAAGCCGTCGGCAAGCTGGTCGTATATCAGGGCACGGACAAGATCAAGGAATATGAGCTGAAAGCAGACACGGATGTGCCGAAGGCAGGCTGGTGGAAGCTGTTCAAAAGGACCGCAGGCTCTATGTTCAGGGTGGATTAA
- the spoIIAB gene encoding anti-sigma F factor has translation MTKSEAGNFMNVQFAALSENESFARVVVAAFVSRLDPTMEELNDLKTVVSEAVTNCIIHGYDSDPEGIVSISASIEHETVHLTIEDKGRGIEDLELAQQPLYTSKPELERSGMGFTIMENFMDEFEVTSEPGRGTSISMKKTIVSKKALYN, from the coding sequence ATGACTAAAAGCGAAGCGGGTAACTTCATGAACGTCCAGTTTGCCGCATTGTCGGAGAACGAATCGTTCGCGCGCGTGGTGGTGGCGGCTTTTGTCTCCCGGCTCGATCCGACGATGGAGGAGCTGAATGACCTGAAGACGGTTGTGTCGGAGGCGGTCACCAACTGTATTATCCACGGGTATGACAGTGATCCTGAAGGCATTGTCAGCATCTCTGCCTCCATCGAGCATGAAACTGTGCATCTCACGATTGAAGATAAGGGCCGGGGCATTGAGGATCTGGAGCTGGCCCAGCAGCCGCTGTATACGTCCAAGCCGGAGCTGGAGCGCTCGGGCATGGGTTTTACGATTATGGAAAATTTCATGGATGAATTCGAAGTCACAAGTGAACCGGGGCGCGGTACCTCCATTTCAATGAAGAAAACCATCGTCTCGAAAAAAGCTTTATACAATTAG
- a CDS encoding ABC transporter substrate-binding protein, with the protein MKRVKLLSTLTAFSILLAGCASSANPQTPAATTAAESTAAPAAAAKPFLTVAYSEGGTTLDPAEANDLTSDTLVLAAYDQLVTYGIKSDNGANIANTEDIKPMLAESWEVSSDNTVYTFKLKSGVKFQSGNPVDADSVVYSLDRVAKSSSGSFLYGMAAIKTVTAKDDSTVEIALTNANHNFLQILAMYTFSIVDKKTVEAQGADYLKTHAAGSGPFTLEKWDPATEAVFTPNDDYWQGAPKLGKVTMKFTKEASNRVLLLNKGDVDMAIEIPPKDVDTLKSNSNLTVASNASNRILYFAMNNKVKPFDNEKVRQAINYAIPYDELLTGVMYGQAKQMKSSVASNTPGFSDAGYVYEHNLDKAKALLKEAGYEKGFTFDFTLGSGFDDWEDDAVLIQAELAKIGVTMNINKLARAQFLEQQKTKNLTAYISKWTSFVNDPGYHLGFLMYGKGSSNYNNYQNAEVDKLWEQANTETDAAKRAELYKQAQEIITTEAPWAYLYEYNRIVGMSNKISGYAFYPDEVIRFYPLSIQE; encoded by the coding sequence ATGAAAAGAGTAAAACTGCTGTCCACACTCACCGCTTTTTCAATCCTGCTGGCAGGCTGCGCAAGCAGCGCCAATCCACAGACGCCTGCTGCCACTACGGCTGCTGAGAGCACCGCAGCACCGGCGGCTGCAGCCAAGCCTTTTCTGACGGTCGCTTATTCTGAAGGCGGTACAACGCTTGATCCGGCGGAAGCCAACGATTTGACCTCGGATACCCTGGTGCTGGCGGCATACGACCAGCTCGTCACCTACGGCATCAAGTCCGACAATGGCGCAAATATCGCCAACACCGAAGACATTAAGCCCATGCTTGCCGAGAGCTGGGAAGTGTCCAGCGACAATACCGTCTATACCTTTAAGCTGAAATCTGGCGTGAAATTCCAGAGCGGCAATCCTGTAGATGCAGATTCGGTGGTGTATTCTCTTGACCGTGTGGCGAAGTCCAGCTCCGGCAGTTTTCTCTACGGAATGGCAGCCATTAAAACCGTAACCGCCAAAGATGATTCCACCGTTGAAATCGCCCTGACGAATGCCAATCATAATTTCCTGCAGATTCTGGCGATGTATACCTTCTCCATTGTGGACAAGAAGACGGTTGAAGCCCAAGGCGCCGACTACCTCAAGACCCATGCGGCCGGCTCCGGTCCGTTCACCCTTGAGAAATGGGACCCGGCCACCGAGGCCGTTTTTACACCGAACGATGATTACTGGCAGGGTGCGCCGAAGCTCGGCAAGGTGACGATGAAGTTCACCAAGGAAGCTTCCAACCGTGTGCTGCTGCTGAACAAAGGCGATGTTGACATGGCGATTGAAATTCCGCCGAAGGATGTTGATACCCTGAAGAGCAACAGCAATCTGACTGTAGCCTCCAATGCGAGCAACCGGATTCTCTATTTTGCGATGAACAACAAAGTGAAGCCTTTTGACAATGAAAAAGTCCGCCAGGCGATCAACTACGCGATTCCCTATGACGAACTGCTGACTGGTGTAATGTACGGACAGGCCAAGCAGATGAAGAGTTCGGTGGCCAGCAATACGCCGGGCTTCTCGGATGCAGGTTATGTCTATGAGCATAATCTGGATAAAGCGAAGGCACTGCTCAAGGAAGCGGGCTACGAAAAAGGGTTTACCTTTGACTTCACGCTCGGCTCCGGCTTCGATGACTGGGAAGATGATGCGGTCCTGATTCAGGCAGAGCTGGCCAAAATCGGCGTCACCATGAACATCAACAAGCTGGCCCGCGCCCAGTTCCTGGAGCAGCAGAAAACAAAGAACCTGACCGCGTATATCTCCAAATGGACTTCTTTTGTCAACGATCCGGGTTATCATCTCGGATTCCTGATGTACGGCAAAGGCTCTTCCAACTACAACAATTACCAGAATGCCGAAGTAGACAAGCTGTGGGAGCAGGCCAATACCGAGACAGACGCAGCCAAACGCGCAGAGCTGTACAAGCAGGCTCAGGAGATCATTACAACGGAAGCACCATGGGCTTACCTGTATGAATACAACCGCATTGTCGGCATGAGCAACAAGATCAGCGGCTACGCGTTCTATCCGGATGAAGTCATCCGCTTCTACCCGCTGTCGATTCAGGAGTAA
- the spoIIAA gene encoding anti-sigma F factor antagonist, with translation MNSHVEMEHHRGVLIVRLSGELDHHAAEYVRMDMDEAIMRGQVEHLILSLKELQFMDSSGLGVILGRYKLIRSKGGKMVVCDAAPPVQRLLEMSGLFKIMPLYDDESAALSDLEVAL, from the coding sequence ATGAATTCTCATGTGGAGATGGAGCATCACCGGGGTGTGCTGATTGTCCGGCTGTCTGGAGAGCTGGATCATCATGCAGCCGAATATGTACGAATGGATATGGATGAAGCCATTATGCGGGGCCAGGTGGAGCATCTGATTCTCAGCCTGAAGGAACTGCAGTTTATGGACAGCTCAGGGCTGGGCGTCATTCTCGGGCGGTACAAGCTGATCCGCAGCAAAGGCGGGAAAATGGTCGTCTGTGATGCTGCACCGCCTGTACAAAGGCTGCTGGAAATGTCGGGCTTGTTCAAAATCATGCCCCTATATGACGACGAGAGCGCTGCACTCTCGGATTTGGAGGTTGCGTTATGA